The Vibrio sp. SNU_ST1 genome has a segment encoding these proteins:
- a CDS encoding lipopolysaccharide assembly protein LapB yields MSVINSALSELAKKKSAISIEAAVVPKVKTRSPLVWVVAGFTLSLAMGGWAISQGPAVDNSISTRDIQVSVMDSSEGMSEAALTRPVSSPTKKLVTLDSANLSAHNSAILKSAQAKSDSVVVSTILATKPQVNPKSQGTPKAKVAKPMLVASVAKKDLTPVSNQPETSGDSENSGMLIEQVELTPEQLSVNAQGRAQKALDANDLTGALKGYTEALRYTPRNEDVRQKLAILYFGKGDTRKAYEIFQSGIKLNINSEKLRLGLSKLLVKANQPEAALSPLIHLSPSPTQDYLAMRAALSQRSQQEEIALESYQKLTEVDSDNARWWLGLAIQQERQLDFAAAKQSYQGALVRVGISSQSQGFVRDRLKILSALEESSDAN; encoded by the coding sequence ATGAGCGTCATTAACAGCGCCTTGTCTGAATTGGCAAAGAAAAAATCAGCGATTTCAATTGAAGCTGCTGTAGTTCCTAAGGTTAAAACGCGTTCCCCATTGGTTTGGGTAGTCGCAGGTTTTACACTGAGCTTAGCCATGGGGGGCTGGGCGATATCGCAAGGCCCTGCTGTCGATAACTCAATATCAACTCGAGATATACAAGTTTCTGTTATGGATAGTTCTGAAGGTATGTCTGAAGCGGCCTTGACTCGACCTGTGTCCTCGCCGACTAAGAAGTTAGTGACGCTAGATTCAGCGAACCTTTCAGCTCACAACTCGGCAATACTAAAAAGTGCTCAAGCTAAATCTGATTCAGTCGTAGTATCAACTATTTTAGCTACAAAGCCTCAAGTAAACCCTAAATCTCAAGGTACACCTAAAGCAAAAGTAGCAAAGCCAATGCTTGTTGCTAGCGTGGCTAAAAAAGATCTCACACCAGTATCTAATCAGCCTGAAACGTCTGGCGATTCAGAAAACAGTGGAATGTTGATTGAGCAGGTGGAATTGACGCCTGAGCAGTTATCAGTGAATGCACAAGGGCGAGCTCAAAAAGCACTGGATGCCAATGATCTTACAGGGGCTTTGAAAGGTTACACTGAAGCTTTGCGTTATACTCCTCGAAATGAAGATGTGCGCCAGAAACTCGCTATCCTCTATTTTGGGAAAGGTGACACGCGAAAAGCCTATGAGATATTTCAGTCGGGCATCAAACTTAATATCAACAGTGAAAAACTACGCTTAGGTTTATCTAAGTTACTCGTGAAAGCCAATCAGCCAGAAGCCGCTTTGAGCCCATTAATACATTTATCGCCTAGTCCAACTCAAGATTACTTAGCAATGCGTGCAGCATTAAGTCAAAGGTCTCAACAAGAAGAAATCGCACTAGAGAGTTACCAAAAACTGACTGAGGTCGATTCAGATAATGCTCGCTGGTGGTTAGGTTTAGCGATTCAACAAGAGCGTCAACTTGATTTTGCGGCTGCAAAGCAATCATACCAAGGAGCATTGGTTAGAGTTGGGATCTCATCTCAGTCGCAAGGCTTTGTTCGTGATCGCTTAAAAATACTCAGTGCTTTAGAGGAGAGTAGCGATGCAAATTAG
- a CDS encoding type II secretion system F family protein: MPTYRYVGRSSGGSQVTGQLDANNEDLAADSLMSKGIIPTSIKLGKSGGSILDMDVSSLFSPNVPLEVLVLFCRQLYSLTKAGVPLLRSMKGLTQHCENKQLKVALEEVVAELTNGRGLAASMQMHPKVFSPLFVSMISVGENTGRLDQALLQLAGYYEQEVETRKRIKTAMRYPTFVITFITIAMFVLNIFVIPQFSSMFARFGVNLPLPTRILMGMSEFFVNYWGLMLGLIFGLIFAFKAWVKTDKGWEKWDRLRLKMPVIGGVVNRALLSRFSRTFALMLKAGVPLNQSLSLSAEALDNRFLELRVQGMKSAIEAGSTVSSTAINSEIFTPLVIQMISVGEETGRIDELLLEVADFYDREVDYDLKTLTARIEPILLTIVAGMVLILALGIFLPMWGMLDAIKG; this comes from the coding sequence ATGCCAACTTATCGTTATGTAGGTCGCAGTTCTGGTGGCAGTCAAGTGACAGGTCAGTTGGATGCGAATAACGAAGATCTTGCTGCTGACAGTTTGATGAGTAAAGGGATCATTCCAACTTCGATTAAACTTGGAAAAAGTGGCGGTTCAATCTTGGATATGGATGTATCCAGTCTGTTCTCCCCGAATGTGCCTTTAGAGGTGTTGGTTCTGTTTTGCCGACAGTTGTATAGCTTAACTAAGGCGGGCGTTCCACTATTAAGATCGATGAAAGGGTTAACTCAGCATTGTGAAAATAAGCAACTGAAAGTAGCACTTGAAGAAGTGGTCGCTGAGCTTACAAATGGTCGTGGATTAGCGGCATCGATGCAAATGCACCCTAAGGTATTTAGTCCATTGTTTGTATCGATGATCAGTGTTGGTGAGAATACAGGTCGTTTAGATCAGGCATTGTTACAACTAGCAGGATACTACGAACAAGAGGTTGAAACTCGAAAGCGAATTAAAACGGCAATGCGTTACCCAACGTTCGTGATTACTTTTATTACAATCGCTATGTTTGTCTTGAATATATTTGTGATTCCTCAGTTTTCAAGTATGTTCGCGCGTTTTGGCGTCAACTTGCCGCTTCCAACCCGTATTTTAATGGGGATGTCTGAGTTTTTTGTTAATTACTGGGGGTTAATGCTTGGGTTAATCTTTGGTCTTATTTTTGCTTTTAAAGCATGGGTTAAGACAGATAAAGGGTGGGAAAAGTGGGATCGGCTGCGCTTAAAAATGCCAGTGATTGGTGGAGTGGTCAATCGAGCTCTATTGTCGCGCTTCTCACGTACTTTTGCTTTGATGCTAAAAGCAGGCGTACCACTTAACCAATCGTTATCGCTATCGGCTGAAGCTCTGGACAATCGTTTTTTAGAACTTCGTGTTCAAGGCATGAAATCGGCAATAGAAGCGGGCAGCACCGTCTCTTCAACCGCGATTAACAGCGAAATTTTCACACCACTCGTGATACAAATGATTTCTGTGGGTGAAGAAACGGGGCGTATTGATGAATTGCTGCTCGAAGTTGCGGATTTTTACGACCGAGAGGTTGATTACGATCTAAAAACGTTAACCGCTAGAATTGAACCTATTCTGTTGACCATCGTTGCGGGAATGGTGCTGATTTTAGCTCTGGGTATTTTCTTGCCGATGTGGGGAATGCTGGATGCAATCAAAGGTTAG
- a CDS encoding prepilin-type N-terminal cleavage/methylation domain-containing protein encodes MLKNQKGFSLVELVIVIVVVGLLAVAALPRFLDVTDEAKKASIEGVAGGFATGVLSARAQWEAEARPSERIGVEIYNTVNYDGVDFWLTRSTSSNGRTNFRDGYPWSINTNSASAPSNDVTDASCVDLMENLLQNPPKVGTLTNVANGSNYKYSAQADNSNDYCTYIQLEGGTQHQFVYEIRTGRVTVTLQ; translated from the coding sequence GTGCTTAAAAATCAAAAGGGTTTCTCCCTAGTCGAGTTGGTCATAGTGATTGTCGTCGTGGGCTTATTAGCCGTTGCTGCTTTACCCCGTTTCTTAGATGTGACAGACGAAGCTAAGAAAGCCAGTATTGAAGGTGTCGCGGGTGGTTTTGCGACAGGAGTGCTTTCAGCAAGAGCTCAATGGGAAGCAGAAGCTCGTCCATCAGAAAGAATTGGTGTTGAAATATACAATACTGTAAATTACGATGGTGTTGATTTTTGGCTAACCAGATCAACAAGTAGCAATGGACGTACTAATTTTAGAGACGGCTACCCATGGTCTATAAACACAAATTCAGCTTCAGCTCCGTCTAATGATGTGACTGATGCTTCGTGTGTCGATTTAATGGAAAATCTACTTCAGAACCCTCCTAAAGTTGGAACATTAACCAATGTGGCTAATGGTTCGAATTACAAATATTCAGCGCAAGCGGATAATAGTAATGACTACTGTACTTACATTCAATTGGAAGGCGGTACTCAGCATCAATTCGTTTACGAGATTAGAACTGGTCGTGTGACCGTAACACTGCAGTAA
- a CDS encoding GspE/PulE family protein: MQIRLRKRLGDLLVEEGIITEDQVEQALAAQKRTGRKLGDALIELGFLSEQQMLSFLSQQLAIPLIDISRANVDVEAVQLLPEVHARRLRALVIGRQGDTLRVAMSDPADLFAQESLLSQLGDYALEFVVAQERQLVDGFDRYYRRTKEIASFAEQLHAEHKVNEAFDFDIAEEDSDEVTVVKLVNSLFEDAIQVGASDIHIEPDSNVLRLRQRIDGVLHETLLNEVNIASALVLRLKLMANLDISEKRLPQDGRFNIRVKGQSVDIRMSTMPVQHGESVVMRLLNQSAGLRKLELSGIPSDLLVRLRHQLRRPHGMILVTGPTGSGKTTTLYGALSELNEPGKKIITAEDPVEYRLPRVNQVQVNPKINLNFSTILRTFLRQDPDIILIGEMRDHETVEIGLRAALTGHLVLSTLHTNDAVDSALRMMDMGAPGYLVASAVRAVVAQRLVRKVCADCKVDDELDEARKQWLSVRFPNQLGTPFMKGRGCQNCNLTGYSGRVGVFEMLELDQPMMDALRANDAVGFAQTARQSENYKPLLASAMELAMQGVVSFDEVMNLGEGDASGATDPIYL; this comes from the coding sequence ATGCAAATTAGATTAAGAAAAAGGCTCGGTGATTTGCTCGTAGAAGAGGGCATCATTACTGAAGATCAAGTTGAACAAGCTCTGGCCGCGCAAAAAAGGACTGGCCGTAAGCTTGGTGATGCACTGATCGAGCTTGGTTTTTTATCAGAGCAGCAAATGCTCAGTTTCTTGTCGCAACAGCTTGCTATTCCTCTTATTGATATTAGCCGAGCTAACGTTGACGTCGAAGCTGTGCAGCTTTTACCTGAGGTTCATGCTCGCCGCCTTCGTGCTTTGGTCATTGGGCGTCAAGGTGACACATTACGTGTTGCAATGAGTGATCCAGCCGATCTGTTTGCCCAAGAATCATTGCTTAGCCAACTAGGCGACTACGCACTCGAATTTGTCGTCGCCCAAGAGAGGCAATTAGTTGATGGTTTCGACCGTTATTACCGAAGAACCAAAGAGATTGCCTCATTTGCTGAGCAGCTTCATGCTGAGCATAAAGTTAATGAAGCCTTTGATTTTGATATTGCTGAAGAAGACAGCGACGAAGTTACGGTCGTTAAGCTAGTAAACTCGCTGTTTGAAGATGCTATTCAAGTTGGTGCATCTGATATTCATATTGAACCAGATTCAAACGTATTACGTTTGCGTCAGCGTATTGATGGTGTTCTGCATGAAACGTTGTTGAATGAAGTGAATATTGCTTCTGCACTGGTTTTGCGTTTGAAGCTGATGGCTAACCTCGACATTTCAGAGAAACGACTGCCTCAAGATGGTCGCTTCAATATTCGCGTTAAAGGTCAATCGGTCGATATTCGTATGTCGACTATGCCAGTACAGCACGGTGAGTCAGTGGTTATGCGTTTGCTTAATCAATCCGCTGGCCTACGTAAATTGGAGTTGTCAGGCATTCCGAGTGATTTGCTCGTTCGTCTTCGTCATCAATTACGTCGCCCACATGGCATGATCCTCGTTACCGGGCCTACGGGCTCAGGTAAAACAACCACTCTATACGGTGCGCTAAGTGAATTAAACGAACCGGGTAAAAAGATCATTACCGCTGAAGACCCTGTAGAATACCGTCTTCCTCGTGTGAATCAGGTTCAGGTAAACCCTAAGATTAACCTCAACTTCTCAACTATCTTGAGAACCTTCCTACGTCAGGACCCGGATATCATTCTTATTGGTGAGATGCGAGACCACGAAACCGTTGAAATTGGTTTGAGAGCGGCACTTACTGGTCACTTAGTGTTAAGTACTCTGCATACCAACGATGCAGTAGACAGTGCATTGCGTATGATGGACATGGGGGCTCCGGGTTATCTGGTGGCAAGTGCTGTTCGAGCCGTGGTCGCGCAGCGGTTAGTTCGTAAGGTATGTGCTGATTGCAAGGTTGATGATGAGCTGGATGAAGCGCGTAAGCAATGGTTGAGTGTTCGTTTCCCAAACCAGCTAGGTACGCCATTTATGAAAGGGCGTGGTTGTCAAAATTGTAATTTGACAGGCTACAGTGGTCGTGTTGGTGTGTTTGAAATGTTGGAGCTCGATCAGCCTATGATGGATGCGCTTAGAGCCAATGATGCCGTTGGTTTTGCTCAAACGGCAAGGCAGTCAGAAAACTACAAACCGCTGTTAGCTTCTGCGATGGAATTGGCCATGCAGGGTGTTGTGAGCTTTGATGAGGTAATGAACCTTGGCGAAGGCGATGCTTCTGGTGCCACTGATCCAATTTATCTGTAG
- a CDS encoding MSHA biogenesis protein MshF encodes MLNNLQRSRFVIWVAVILFLVMGLLSVWKTVEEEATNTALIVASKRILEQANLFKQQYLLSGVAQKNDSKPPKTYSRTGWVMPIKDSTRNCGYWLEQLYPKGSILGLSSPSIEDKSDNIRFHCRYHYSDKYQIDILLKKERFSVKVNILAL; translated from the coding sequence ATGCTGAATAACCTACAGCGCTCACGTTTTGTTATTTGGGTTGCGGTTATTCTTTTTCTCGTTATGGGATTGCTTTCTGTATGGAAAACAGTAGAAGAAGAAGCAACGAACACGGCATTGATAGTTGCAAGTAAGCGAATCCTTGAGCAAGCTAATTTGTTCAAACAGCAGTATTTGTTATCTGGTGTGGCGCAAAAGAATGATTCGAAACCGCCAAAGACTTACAGCAGAACGGGGTGGGTTATGCCAATTAAAGACTCTACTCGAAATTGCGGTTATTGGTTGGAGCAATTATATCCTAAGGGGAGTATTTTAGGTCTCAGCTCTCCAAGTATTGAAGACAAAAGTGATAACATTCGTTTTCATTGCCGATATCATTATAGTGATAAGTATCAGATAGATATATTACTAAAAAAAGAAAGATTTAGTGTCAAAGTCAATATATTGGCCTTGTGA
- a CDS encoding type II secretion system protein produces MKKQSGFTLIELVVVIVILGILAVTAAPRFLNLQGDARESSLQGLRGAMAGATGIVYGRAAIDGIELRQKTADAATTPVTTDGIATNFGYPTFADIGALNSGIEEAVEGLPGGDWVAVNITTTPTAPTFDVVAYSFVGSDVDAATNGFTYDFGTQVGTGCFVLYAEADNATTPAFTVAVTGGC; encoded by the coding sequence ATGAAAAAACAAAGCGGTTTCACCCTAATAGAACTAGTGGTGGTAATTGTTATTCTAGGTATTCTTGCAGTTACTGCAGCACCTCGTTTCTTAAACTTACAAGGTGATGCTCGTGAGTCTTCACTGCAAGGCCTGCGCGGCGCAATGGCAGGAGCGACGGGAATCGTTTACGGCCGAGCTGCAATTGATGGTATTGAACTGCGTCAAAAAACAGCCGATGCAGCAACGACACCTGTGACAACTGATGGAATTGCAACTAACTTTGGTTATCCGACATTTGCCGATATTGGTGCGCTAAACAGTGGCATCGAAGAGGCTGTGGAAGGTCTACCTGGCGGAGATTGGGTTGCGGTTAATATAACGACAACACCAACAGCACCTACGTTTGATGTTGTTGCGTACTCTTTTGTTGGCTCTGATGTTGATGCTGCGACGAACGGTTTTACTTATGATTTTGGAACTCAAGTTGGAACGGGTTGCTTCGTGCTTTACGCTGAGGCGGATAATGCAACGACTCCAGCCTTTACTGTTGCAGTTACCGGGGGCTGTTAA